One genomic window of Campylobacter sp. RM12651 includes the following:
- a CDS encoding TraM recognition domain-containing protein yields MGYLSKNTEKDKYLIQIGTHIKEFYGDARKSSFLTNYKGPILLDAEKFKRHLAIIATVGGGKTVLMKGIAEQQLQLGGGCFIIDGKGTAEFAQEMFALACRYGRRDDFIHINFLDMDNTASINPLQNGSSSNLYEIMNSLLIGEEDQWKQKQREFMNNLLKLLVYMRDKEFIPLNFGSLSNYMDIPSLLRAAIIYRKKSKEVSPIADYVKYITSCLNVNYEDFVEHDFNIVYSDGRVKSIETILKDGNPDTFYADILEKIKANKEQGIYDFGVSIGAWRSVITKLGSDYRSVFNTQHPTTDLWEVVQHNKMLFVTLPSMDSDQTPKELGMLLLGILKGVAQKKAKESYNPKIPFLCMFDEIGSYCVKGFGRLMSKCRALGFSIIPIFQSLSQIDEVDDGKGLETKEMLGMTGTLCIMKTTSTDVSKMINEKLGQNRFIDRSYQERRLGVEGNSHVEDSFQTQLEDKIKHHDLEKMNNGEMIVVTDGEFYKAVACAEKSLLHKGKVTTYGGNDIHTKLPITQYLNFDNFIKQVWSRRNNIFANKEFLEKYRVKMKSISSEILWYELPVLSNAKTQPKQPKSNLKKGVYFTHLFDDASPFSDSIGISKEHQEKNSFKCFGALTKEQEKELNNYKEIDFDNKINKKLRELKNKSTDFDYESRYEKEVA; encoded by the coding sequence TTGGGGTATTTATCAAAAAACACAGAAAAAGATAAATATTTAATCCAAATAGGTACTCATATTAAGGAGTTTTATGGAGATGCTAGAAAAAGTTCATTTCTTACAAACTACAAGGGGCCTATTCTTTTAGATGCTGAAAAGTTTAAAAGACACTTAGCTATAATCGCTACTGTTGGTGGTGGTAAAACTGTTCTTATGAAAGGTATTGCAGAACAACAATTACAACTTGGCGGTGGTTGTTTTATTATTGACGGAAAAGGAACAGCAGAGTTCGCCCAAGAAATGTTTGCTCTAGCTTGTAGATATGGTAGAAGAGATGATTTTATCCATATCAATTTTTTAGATATGGATAATACAGCTAGTATTAACCCATTGCAGAACGGGTCATCTAGCAACCTTTATGAGATTATGAACTCTTTATTGATAGGTGAAGAAGACCAGTGGAAACAAAAACAAAGAGAGTTTATGAATAACCTTTTAAAATTATTGGTCTATATGAGAGATAAGGAATTTATTCCTTTGAATTTCGGCTCATTATCTAATTATATGGATATACCTTCACTTTTAAGAGCCGCTATAATTTACAGAAAAAAATCTAAAGAAGTGTCTCCTATTGCTGATTATGTAAAATATATTACATCTTGTTTAAATGTTAATTATGAAGACTTTGTAGAACATGATTTTAATATTGTTTATAGCGATGGACGTGTAAAATCAATCGAAACAATTTTAAAGGATGGTAATCCTGATACATTCTATGCTGATATTTTAGAAAAAATTAAAGCTAATAAAGAACAAGGTATCTATGATTTTGGTGTTAGTATTGGTGCTTGGCGTAGTGTTATTACCAAGCTAGGTTCTGATTATAGGAGTGTTTTTAATACTCAACATCCTACAACAGATTTATGGGAAGTAGTTCAACACAATAAAATGTTATTTGTAACATTGCCATCAATGGATTCAGACCAAACACCGAAAGAACTAGGAATGCTTTTACTTGGTATTTTAAAAGGTGTAGCACAAAAGAAAGCTAAAGAATCTTACAACCCCAAAATACCTTTTTTGTGTATGTTTGATGAGATTGGTTCTTATTGTGTAAAAGGTTTTGGAAGATTAATGTCTAAATGTAGGGCTTTAGGATTCTCGATTATTCCTATTTTTCAATCTTTGTCTCAAATTGATGAAGTTGATGATGGCAAAGGATTAGAAACTAAAGAAATGCTAGGTATGACTGGAACGCTTTGCATAATGAAAACAACTTCAACAGATGTTAGTAAAATGATAAACGAAAAGCTAGGACAAAACAGATTTATAGATAGAAGCTACCAAGAAAGACGCTTAGGTGTTGAAGGTAATTCACATGTAGAAGATAGTTTCCAAACACAACTAGAGGATAAAATTAAACATCACGATTTAGAAAAAATGAACAATGGTGAAATGATAGTTGTTACTGATGGTGAGTTTTATAAAGCAGTAGCTTGTGCTGAAAAATCATTACTACATAAAGGCAAAGTTACTACTTATGGCGGTAATGATATTCATACAAAATTACCAATAACACAATATTTAAATTTCGATAACTTTATAAAGCAAGTTTGGTCACGCAGAAATAATATTTTTGCAAATAAGGAATTTTTAGAAAAATACCGTGTAAAAATGAAAAGTATCTCTTCCGAAATTTTATGGTATGAATTACCTGTTTTATCTAATGCTAAAACACAACCAAAACAACCAAAATCTAATTTGAAAAAAGGTGTATATTTTACACACCTTTTTGATGATGCCAGTCCTTTTAGTGATTCTATTGGTATTTCTAAAGAACACCAAGAAAAAAATTCTTTTAAATGCTTTGGAGCTTTAACTAAAGAACAAGAAAAAGAACTAAATAATTATAAAGAAATAGATTTTGACAATAAAATCAATAAAAAGTTAAGAGAACTCAAAAATAAGTCTACAGATTTTGATTATGAATCAAGATATGAAAAAGAAGTAGCATAA
- a CDS encoding ATP-binding protein, which yields MIWIYAEDMNLYLEENIKMLCEKYGKDNVILFPTREDITKIDARQRNITLYLAPYPVFQEFRFFIPQKYEFYNDSPLTSQERLLDVKEDTALALRLGIEIVKPNVSLDTVGGAFELKKFTEEFLRAEKNGYRSKAFFLTGLAGTGKTFFAKAFAGSTDRTLIFLNLSVVMAKPEPIVELYKIHDYLNLFQNTKFLILIDEIEKMIGNGSPNEKQMLGAMLTLINEIDSPVSKYKDLDVVYLATANNLSTILAENPEFVRRGRFDELFFVNLPTEIEAVDMFDLYIKKYNLKEHLFGENPIFSNTFELVLKIYDVHTQEDNPAVGRFVYTPAEIETFCKLLSRKIKADIKLTEEVLVGVIRDVIPITKTAQESAKKMLAQAELFKQL from the coding sequence ATGATTTGGATTTATGCAGAAGACATGAATTTGTACTTAGAAGAAAATATAAAGATGCTTTGTGAAAAGTATGGTAAAGATAATGTTATCTTGTTTCCAACAAGAGAAGATATTACTAAAATTGATGCAAGACAAAGAAATATTACATTATACTTAGCACCTTATCCAGTTTTTCAAGAATTTAGATTTTTTATACCTCAAAAATATGAATTCTATAACGACAGCCCTTTAACATCTCAAGAACGACTCCTAGATGTAAAAGAGGACACCGCTTTGGCGTTACGACTAGGAATTGAAATTGTTAAACCTAATGTGTCTTTGGATACTGTAGGCGGGGCGTTTGAGTTAAAAAAATTTACAGAAGAATTTTTAAGAGCAGAGAAAAATGGTTATCGTTCAAAAGCCTTTTTTTTAACTGGATTGGCTGGTACAGGTAAAACTTTTTTTGCTAAAGCTTTTGCTGGTTCTACTGACAGAACATTAATATTTTTAAATCTTAGCGTCGTTATGGCTAAACCTGAACCTATAGTGGAATTATATAAAATTCATGATTATCTTAACTTATTTCAAAATACAAAATTTTTGATTCTAATAGATGAAATTGAAAAAATGATTGGAAATGGTAGCCCAAATGAAAAGCAGATGCTTGGAGCAATGCTTACATTAATAAATGAAATAGATAGTCCTGTTTCAAAATATAAGGATTTAGATGTTGTATATTTAGCTACTGCAAATAACTTAAGTACAATTTTGGCAGAAAACCCTGAATTTGTTCGTAGGGGTCGATTCGATGAATTATTTTTTGTAAATTTACCTACTGAAATAGAAGCAGTAGATATGTTCGATTTATATATAAAAAAATATAATCTTAAAGAACATCTTTTTGGAGAAAACCCTATTTTTTCAAATACATTTGAACTAGTTTTAAAAATCTATGATGTACACACACAAGAGGATAACCCAGCAGTTGGACGTTTTGTATATACGCCAGCCGAAATCGAAACATTTTGTAAATTATTATCTAGAAAAATAAAAGCTGATATTAAATTAACAGAAGAAGTGCTTGTGGGTGTAATAAGAGATGTTATTCCTATTACAAAAACAGCTCAAGAATCTGCAAAAAAAATGTTAGCACAAGCGGAACTATTTAAGCAACTTTAA